A genomic window from Xyrauchen texanus isolate HMW12.3.18 chromosome 31, RBS_HiC_50CHRs, whole genome shotgun sequence includes:
- the LOC127625426 gene encoding relaxin-3 receptor 1-like has protein sequence MQKTSKMQDEHTECASGSLPLLNEYNASFVLNNTNLSWTNYPDLADLDKPDFVGDGSAVLRIIISVIYSVVCALGLLGNILVLYLMKSKQAWKKSSINLFVTSLAVTDFQFVLTLPFWAVENAMDFTWLFGKAMCKIVSYVTATNMYASVFFLTAMSVARYCSVASALKSRRRRWRLSARWMSIVIWVAAVGAALPNVIFSTTATVSNEELCLMKFPDRSGDAQFWLGLYHAQKVLLGFLIPLGIITICYLLLLRFITNKNVNTSSAKRRSKVTKSVTIVVLSFFLCWLPNQALTAWGILIKLNVVHFSYEYYTTQVYIFPVTVCLAHSNSCLNPILYCLMRREFRKALKKLFWQITSPSVTNMRPFTASTKPEQDEHGHALAPICPALPELIFYPPGVVMYNGRNDLLPNST, from the coding sequence ATGCAGAAGACTTCTAAAATGCAAGACGAGCACACTGAGTGCGCGTCTGGAAGTCTCCCGTTATTAAATGAGTACAACGCTAGCTTCGTGCTTAACAACACTAATCTCTCGTGGACTAACTACCCGGATCTCGCTGATTTGGATAAACCTGACTTTGTGGGAGACGGATCCGCGGTGCTGAGAATTATCATCTCGGTCATTTACTCGGTAGTGTGCGCTCTGGGTTTACTTGGAAACATCCTCGTCCTGTATCTCATGAAGTCCAAGCAAGCATGGAAGAAATCTTCCATCAACCTCTTCGTGACCAGTTTGGCCGTGACTGACTTTCAGTTTGTTTTGACACTTCCTTTTTGGGCTGTGGAAAATGCCATGGATTTCACTTGGCTGTTTGGTAAGGCGATGTGTAAGATAGTTTCTTATGTCACAGCCACAAACATGTACGCCAGCGTGTTTTTCCTGACAGCTATGAGTGTGGCGAGATACTGCTCTGTGGCTTCGGCGTTAAAAAGTCGGAGACGCCGGTGGCGTTTGTCCGCGCGATGGATGAGTATCGTCATATGGGTAGCTGCAGTCGGTGCCGCTTTGCCAAACGTGATATTTTCAACGACCGCCACCGTGTCGAACGAGGAACTGTGTCTTATGAAATTTCCCGACCGGAGCGGAGACGCGCAGTTTTGGTTGGGGTTATATCACGCGCAAAAAGTACTGTTGGGGTTCCTAATTCCCCTTGGAATAATCACAATATGTTACCTGCTCCTTTTGCGCTTCATAACTAACAAAAACGTCAACACGTCCAGCGCAAAAAGACGCTCCAAAGTGACCAAATCTGTGACAATTGTTGTTTTGTCCTTTTTCCTCTGCTGGTTGCCGAATCAGGCGTTAACAGCGTGGGGAATCTTAATAAAACTCAACGTGGTCCACTTCAGTTACGAGTATTACACCACACAGGTGTATATTTTCCCAGTGACCGTCTGTTTAGCACATTCCAACAGCTGCCTAAACCCTATTCTGTACTGTTTGATGAGGAGGGAATTCAGAAAGGCGTTGAAAAAGCTGTTTTGGCAAATCACATCGCCTTCTGTGACGAATATGAGACCGTTTACCGCCTCCACGAAGCCCGAGCAGGACGAGCATGGCCACGCGCTGGCTCCTATCTGTCCTGCTTTGCCCGAGCTCATTTTCTATCCACCAGGGGTTGTCATGTACAACGGCAGGAATGACCTGCTGCCCAACAGCACATAA
- the LOC127625465 gene encoding granzyme K-like, producing MDVHHYFFIYHFLVFAFLSVAVCSDVSIVGGKEVKKHQSWMVSIQKEQFHVCGGILIQNQWVLTSAQCIEKPIESVTVLIGTLSLKNNKGSQRVGILSYEYPKTFNEKTKKDDIMLIKLNKKVKAKPKKIPKKEQDVPPGTNCVVKGWGTTDPNVMEPSDKLQMLDVTIIDRNLCNNYYNSDPVITKDMLCAGKKLEKRGTCWGDSGGPLECKKNIVGVVSGSRGCGNPKKPTVYTFLSKRHIIWINSVLKKQLNSTNF from the exons ATGGATGTTcaccattatttttttatttatcactttCTGGTGTTTGCCTTTTTGAGTGTGGCAG TTTGCTCTGATGTGTCCATTGTTGGAGGCAAAGAGGTAAAGAAACATCAATCATGGATGGTGTCCATTCAGAAGGAACAGTTCCATGTCTGTGGGGGAATCCTGATTCAAAACCAATGGGTTTTGACTTCTGCACAATGCATAGA AAAGCCAATAGAATCTGTGACAGTTCTCATAGGAACTCTGTCTCTGAAAAACAATAAAGGCTCTCAGCGTGTTGGCATCCTCAGTTATGAGTACCCTAAGACATTCAATGAGAAAACTAAAAAAGATGACATCATGCTCATTAAG CTAAACAAAAAAGTTAAAGCAAAACCAAAGAAAATCCCCAAAAAGGAACAAGATGTCCCTCCTGGAACAAACTGTGTTGTGAAAGGTTGGGGGACTACCGATCCAAATGTCATGGAACCGTCTGACAAACTGCAAATGTTAGATGTGACAATCATAGACAGGAACCTGTGCAACAATTACTACAACAGTGATCCTGTGATCACAAAAGATATGCTGTGTGCAGGAAAGAAGCTGGAAAAGAGAGGCACTTGTTGG GGAGATTCCGGTGGACCACTGGAATGTAAGAAAAACATTGTTGGAGTGGTCTCAGGGTCAAGAGGATGTGGTAATCCCAAGAAACCAACTGTGTACACTTTTCTATCTAAGAGACACATCATCTGGATTAATAGTGTACTCAAAAAGCAATTGAATAGCACAAACTTTTAG